The stretch of DNA ACTAGGAACAATTAACAATTAACAATCAACAGTGACCAGTGATGGCTGTTCAGGGCTTCGCTGCGCTCGTCTAATTCTGCGTCCCCTTGCCTCGTCCTTCTGCCTTCCTTCGCCAATAAAGATCGATAATTTGCTGAGTGACTTGTTCGATAGTTAAACCATCGGTAATTATTTCAATCGCATCATCAGCTTTTTTCAAAGGTGCGATCACTCTATTACTATCTTGTTCGTCTCTTTTTTGAATTTCTTGGGCTAATTGTTCGATATCGACTGATTGATGTCCTAAATTCTTTAAGTCTTGCGTTCTTCTTCTGGCTCTTTCTGCCACGGTAGCTGTTAAAAAAATCTTTAATTCGGCATCAGGAAAAACATTAGTGCCAATATCTCTTCCTTCCGCAATTACTCCTCCTCTAGCTCCGAAATATTTTTGTAATCTTACTAATTCTTGTCTTACTGCTGCTTGGGCTGCGATCGCAGAAACTTGAGAGGTTACTTCTGGGGTACGAATTGCTTGAGTGACATCTTGACCATTAATTAATACTTTGGTGGGAAGTTCGGGAGAATCAGCAGGAATCAAATCTAATTGAACTTCTTTAATGAGATCGCCAATTTTCGCTTGATCCTCAATAGGTATCTTGGCTTGCATCACTAACCAAGTGACAGCCCGATACATCGCCCCTGTATCCAGATATAATAAACCTAACTGTTCTGCTACGCGACGGGTAACAGTTGATTTTCCAGCCCCAGCAGGGCCATCAATCGCAATAATGGGTTGATGTTGGTTTAGCACAATATTATCAATTAAACGAGTAGAACCTAAATAAGCAGCAACTGCTAACAATCCCTTTTCTTTTACTCGATCTAAAGGTTGCAAAGTTTGGGGATCGACTAATTCTACATATTGAATTTTAATCGGAGGGACAGTAGCTAATTCTTGTTTAACTAAATCGATTAAAGCCTCAACCCGATTTTCCCGTTGTTTAAAAGCTCTAGCTGCTTGTTGTAAACTACGATAGATAACTGCTGCTTGTTGCTTTTCTGTCGCAGATAAATATTGATTGCGAGAACTTAACGCTAAACCCGATTTTTCCCTCACAATGGGACAGCCTACAATCTCAACAGCAAGATTTAAATCAGCTACTAAACGGCGAATAATTGCTAACTGTTGTGCATCTTTTTGCCCAAAATAAGCCCGATGAGGTTGTACAATCTGGAGAAGTTTTGTAACAATTGTCGCTACGCCAATAAAATGCCCAGGGCGAAATCTTCCACATAATCCTGAAGTCATGGTTACTGGAGGTACAACCGTAGTAGTTACTGACTGAGACTCAGTATCTCCAATAATGCCCATTTCCTCAACAGTTGGAGTGAAGATTACTTCCACTCCTAATTGTTCACATAGTCGCAAATCCTGTTGTAGCTGACGGGGATATTTTTGTAAATCTTCGGTTGGGGTAAATTGAAGTGGATTAACAAAAATACTAACAACTACAGTATCGGTTTGCGCGATCGCTGCTTGAATCAAACTAACATGGCCGCAATGTAAAGCACCCATTGTTGGTACTAAACCAATTTGTGATTTAAACCGTTTGGATGCCAAATAGGAACGTAACTCGGTAATTTGTTCAAACAGAAGCACTTTGTTTCAGCCAACAGTTAACATTTAACAGTTTAAAGGACTGAGTCGTAAAATTAACGTCCCAAAATTTCTAACTGTACTGGTGCAACTCCACTAGTAATAACCCCCAAGATTCTAGCTGCTGCTGCGGAAAGATCGATGATTCTTCCTCCTGCATAAGGCCCGCGATCGTTAATTCTTACTACGACAGAACGACCATTGTTCATGTTAGTTACTTTGACCTTTGTGCCAAAAGGCAAATTGGGATGAGCAGCAGTTAGTTCATTTTGATTAAAAACTTCCCCGTTTGCAGTAGTTCGACCATTAAACCCAGGGCCATACCAAGAAGCTTCGCCACTAGCAACTGCTTGAGCAATTTGAATAGTTGAACTAGGTTTAGGCAAATTCAAATTAGTTTTGTTGGTCAAAGAAAAAATATTTTTTGAAAATTTAGGTTTATGATTTGATTTAAAAAGATTTTTGTTAGAACGAGATTTAAGATGAGATGATAGTTTTCTATCAACAATTGCCTGGGAAACGTTTTGTTTGCTATTTAAACTTTTTCTTAAATTTGCTGCTGTAGCTCTAGGCGTAAAATAGCTAAATAAAGATGTAGTTCCTAGAGCAACTAAAGTTGTAATTAAGCCAAGTGAATTTTTTTTCATCATAAAATAAATCTACAAATCAACAGTTAAATTGACTGAAAATCAATCAAATCAACCGATTTGACTCCTCACAAAAGTACTTGTAATACTTTTATCGCGACTTAAGTTATCAATGAATTGTAAAATTACCGATAATTAGCTCAGAATAATAAATCATTTATTAATTAATCGAACTAAATTTTTAATTAATCGTTTGGGGTAAAATAAGTATAAATACTCTTGATTTATCTAAGACTTATACTGGTAAAAAACTCGATAATTTGGGCAAAATCTAGCTATTAAGCATTATTAAGACGCGATAATATGAAACAAAACTCCGTTATTAGTTAACAGAGATAGTGTTTTGTACAGTTACTATTGTTTAAACAGGATTACAGATGGACTACAAAGACGCTGGTGTTGATATCGAAGCAGGAAGAACTTTCGTTGAACAAATTCGTCAAGATGTACAAAGCACTTATCGTCCTGAAGTGATTGGAGGATTAGGTGGTTTTGGGGGATATTTTCAGTTACCAGCAGGTTATCGAGAACCAGTGTTAGTTTCTGGTACGGATGGAGTAGGAACCAAACTCAAAATTGCTCAAGAAGTAAATCATCATACTAGTGTTGGGATCGATTTAGTCGCGATGTGTGTCAATGATATTTTGACTTCTGGGGCTGAACCGCTATTTTTTCTTGATTATTTGGCTACTGGCAAATTAAATCCCCAACAATTAGCAGAAGTAGTCCAGGGTATCGCTGAAGGCTGTCGGATCAGTGGTTGTGCCTTATTGGGAGGAGAAACTGCCGAAATGCCAGGTTTTTATCAGTTGGGAGAATATGATTTGGCTGGTTTTTGTGTCGGTGTAGTTGAAAAAAGTAAACTGCTAGATGGTTCGCAAGTACAGATAGGAGATATTGCGATTGGTTTAGCAAGTTCTGGAGTTCATAGTAATGGTTTTAGTTTGGCAAGAAAAATTGTTGAAACTAATGACTTAAAATGGTCTGATTCACCAGCAATCTTAGCCCCTCATAGCCTGGGACAAGTTTTACTGACACCAACACGCATCTATGTTCAACCTGTTTTAGCAGCCCTAAACTCAGGCATAGAAATTCATAGCATGGCACATATTACTGGCGGTGGTTTACCTGAAAATTTACCTCGGTGTTTGAATCAAAATCAAGCGATCGCAATTAATCTAGACAGTTGGGACATTCCGCCAATTTTTCAATGGTTAGCCGAGGCTGGCAATGTTTCACAAGCAGCCATGTTAGATACTTTTAATCTGGGAATTGGTTTTGTGGTGATTGTACCACCTCAACAAGCTCAGTCGACTTTAGATTGGTTTATGGCTCAAGGAATTGATAGTTATCAAATTGGTCAGGTAGTTGCAGGAAAGCGAGAATTAATTTTGGAAAAGAGCTAATATTATTTAACTATTTAATATCGCTTCAATATAAGCAATTAATTTAGTCAGGCGATCGCGAATTGAAGTTAACCGTTCCTGTTTGGTAACCGTTTGACGAGAGGTACGCAAAAATAGTAAATCGGTAGTTAATAATTTAAATTCGCGATAAATTTCTGTATAAAGTGATTTTACTTGCCTCAGCGAATCATTTAAATCTTCCTGAGTTAATGCCAAAATTCGTTGACTAAATACTTTTTGTAAAGTAGAAAACTTTTGATTGAGATCTAAAGTGTCAACTTCTATATTGAGATTATCGAAATAAATCTGAAACTTTTGCAGTAAGACTAAAAATTCTTGATATGCTTGACTATGTGACGCAGGTAACATATTTTTTAAAATAAGATAAAATTTTATTAACTAACCTTGATTTTTTAGGTAGAAACTGGTCAAGGCTTACTTTTTTTAAAGCTTCTATTTTTCAATAGTAATAAAAACAATCGGAGAATTACTATTCACAATCAACTCCAATTGAATTTATAAATTTAGATTAAAAATTTACTTCATTAGCTAGAGCCTAAGAAGTAGATAAAATCTATAAAATCACCAGACGATTGCTACTAATTCTCCTTTCCCTGAACTTTATCAACCAGCCAAACCATGACCGCCATCACCATTGCCGAACAACCTACTTACGAACTCGAACTTCCCCACTGGTTAAAAGATTGTTTAATCGAAAACCAGTCTCAAAAATCTGACGAACAGACCAATCTAATTTGTCGCGCATTCAATTTTGCCTATCAATTACACGAAGGTCAATATCGTAAGTCAGGAGAACCTTACATTGCCCATCCTGTTGCAGTGGCTGGGCTTTTACGAGATTTGGGGGGAGATAGCGTTACCATTGCTGCGGGGTTTCTGCACGACGTAGTTGAGGATACAGAGGTTACGCCAGAAGAAATCGAAGAACGATTTGGTACTGATGTGCGTCAGTTAGTTGAAGGAGTCACCAAATTATCAAAATTTAACTTCTCTAGTAAAACTGAGCGTCAAGCTGAAAATTTTCGTCGTATGTTTTTATCAATGGCAAAGGATATCCGTGTCATTGTAGTTAAACTCGCGGATCGTTTGCACAATATGCGAACTTTAGAGCATCTTAAGCCAGAAAAACAGCAACGCATTGCTTTAGAAACTAGAGAAATCTTTGCTCCTTTGGCAAATCGGTTAGGGATTGGGAGATTTAAGTGGGAATTAGAAGATTTAAGCTTTAAATATCTTGAACCAGAAGCTTATCGAGAAATTCAAGCTTTAGTTGCCGAAAGAAGAACTGACCGAGAAACCAGAATTGATAAAGTAACCGAAATTATTCGCTCGCGTCTGCAGAAATTAGGTGTTAATGTTTTTGAACTCAAAGGCAGACCAAAACATCTCTACGGCATCTATCAAAAAATGCAGCGACAGCAAAAAGAATTTCACGAAATTTTTGATATTGCTGCGGTCAGAATTATTGTTGAAACTAATGAAGAATGTTACCGTTCATTAGCGGTAGTTCATGATGCTTTTAAACCGATCCCCGGACGCTTTAAAGATTATATTGGACTACCTAAACCCAACCGCTATCAATCTCTTCATACCACAGTAGTTGGTCTTAATGGTCGTCCTTTAGAAATCCAAATCCGCACTCTAGAGATGCATCATATCGCGGAATACGGGATTGCAGCCCACTGGAAATATAAAGAAACGGGTTCTAGTAATACCAGACTTAATTCCGATGACGAAAAATTTACCTGGTTAAGACAATTACTAGAGTGGCAAAACGACCTTAAAGACGCTCAAGAATACATCGATAGTCTTAAAGATAATCTGTTTGAAGATGATGTCTATGTTTTTACACCCGATGGTGATGTGATTGCTTTAGCTCATGGTTCAACACCTGTAGATTTTGCCTATCGCATCCACACGGAAGTAGGAAATCATATGAAAGGAGCAAGGGTTAATGGTCGTTGGTCAGTTTTAGACCGTTCCTTACAAAACGGAGATATCGTAGAAATTATTACTCAGAAAAATAGTCATCCTAGTTTAGATTGGCTCAATTTTGTTGTTACTCCAACTGCTCGCAATCGGATTCGTCAATGGTACAAACGTTCTCACAGAGATGAAAATCTCCTGCGTGGTCGAGGACTATTAGAAAAAGAACTAGGTAAAAGTGGTTTAGATGCTTTGCTCAAATCGGAACGAATGCAAATTACAGCACAACGTTGTAATTATCAAACAGTAGAAGATTTACTAGCAGCTTTAGGCTACGGTGAAATTACTTTAAATCAGGTAGTTAATCGACTACGAGATGTAGTTAAGGAACAGCAACCAGTAGAAGAAGTTGTACCTAAATTAGAACTACCCTCTCCCTCAGTCCATGAAGTATCTAAATCTACTGGTAGTAAATCGCCTATTGCGGGAGTTGAAGGTTTACTTTATCATTTGGCTGGTTGTTGTAAGCCTTTACCAGGGGAATCAATTATTGGTGTAGTAACTCGTAGTTCTCGTGGGATTTCGATTCATCGTCAAGGTTGTCATAATGTTGATAATATTCCAGGAGAACGTTTAGTTCCTGTTAGTTGGAATCGCATTGATGAACAAGGTAGACCATTAACTTATCCCGTAGACATTCAAATTGAAGCAATTGACCGAGTTGGAGTTCTTAAAGATATTTTGGCAAAAGTCAGCGACCAAAATGTGAATGTTCGCAATGCAGGAGTTAAAACTAGTCCCAATCAACCAGCTATAATTTCTCTTAGTATTGATATACGCGATCGCAATCAATTTGAATATTTACTTAACCGAATTAAGAAAATGAGCGATATCTTAAATATTCGTCGTGTTAATCAAGCAGAGAATTAATTTCAACGAATAACTGTCATGTTTGTCCAAGAAAGAGCAAGATTAAATTAGTCTTTGCTCATTTTTTTGTTCATATAGCAATCTTATTTAAGTCATAAAAATTGTTCAAGAAGAAAGGAAGCAGAAGTTATTTTCACAAATGATTTAGTATCGCTATATAGCCTTTCTCGCTCTTGGTGAGATACACCATTACCAGTTACTAATTAGTAATTATGAAGGATGAATAATCAACCATTAACATAAGCGAAGCGCACTACCGTAGGTCTCAACTCCGATGATGACGCGTCATCATCAGCTGAAGGCGCGCTGCGCCACCAACGCTCAACCAGGGAAATAAACTGTATCTCATTAATCTGAGAGATGCTATATAATCTAAGTTTTTTCCTTTTTTTACTTTACTTTAAAGAGTATTGATTTTAATGTTTTTTTAAGCTCAAATTTCTGTTTAATTAATTTTAAAAAACTGTTAGATTGTTAACTTTTTATTTAAATCTATAAACTTAAAATATTAAGTCTATACATCTCCTGACTTATTAAGTTTAATTTAATTAACTTTTAGGATTTAAAATTCTAGAAGATTGATTTAAAAATTATCTATCTTATGATACAGATATTCTTAATAATTTTTTTTTAAAATAATAAGCTAAATACTTAAAACTCTAAATAATAATTGTTAATTATGACTCTAAAAAAACTACCAAAAGTTCCATCTGCAATTTATTTGCTATTTAATAATATTACAAACGCCGTTAAAAAATTATTAATTTTTTTGATTATTCCTAAACCACAATTACCTTGGTGGGTCAAAATAGAAACTACTATACCCCGTTGTACTTACTTTTTTGGTCCTTTTGATAATCTTTTAGAAGCAAAGTTGTTTCAACCTGGTTATGTTCAAGATTTAGAAGAAGAACAAGCCCAGGGAATTACAGTTAAAATTGAACAACGTAACGTAACACAATTAACAATTATAGAGGAAGAGGAAGAATACTTTTAAGTCCGTTTAATAGTCAATTAATTTATTAAAAACTAGCGTAACAATAGACTAAATTTTAGTTACTGAATCAGTTTATTTAATAAAAACAGAGTGGTAATCTGTGAAACAGACGTAGATTAAACAACTTAAAATATATTCAAGGTAATCATTTATTAGATGAAAGACAAAACTGCAAATACGATCAAGCTCTAGCTTAATAATTTTCTTCGCAATTGATCGAGAGCATTACAACTACTTAGATAACGAATTAAATTTCTGCTTCTTTCTGCGCCAAAACGGTAAGTATAACTCATTACTTCACCTTCTGGAGTAGCTATTCCTACGTAAACCAAACCAACGGGTTTAGTATTTGTACCTCCTCCGGGACCAGCAATACCTGTAATTCCTATACCCCAACTACTACCAAGACGTTGCTTAACTCCTAAAGCCATTTGTTGGGCAACTTGACCGCTTACTGCACCGAATTGTTCTAAATCGGCAAGCTTGACATCTAATAAAGCCACTTTAACTTCATTACTATAGGCAATAACTCCTCCTAAAAAATAATCCGAACTGTTTGGAAGATCGGTTAACATTGATCCCAACCCTCCACCAGTACAAGATTCAGCTACACTAAGAGTTTCTCCTCGCTTTCGTAATAAATTACCAACCACACTAGCTAGGGTATCCTCATCAGCACCAAAATAATCTAATCCCGCAATCTCTTGAATTTGTTGAGCCACAGGTGCAATTAAAGCGATCGCATCTGGTTCTGATTTAGCTTTAGCAGATACTCTTAAACGTACCTCTCCATCAGAGGCATAGGGCGCTACTGTGGGATTAGTAAGTTTAAACAAAGAAGCAACCTTTTCTGCTAGTGCCGATTCTCCAATTCCACGAAAACGTAACATTCGACTATAAATAATTTCTTTTCCCCAACCCTGACTTTTGAGGAAAGGAACTGCCGTTGCTTGCCACATTTTGTGCATCTCTTCAGGTACGCCAGGAAAAGTCAGAATGGTTAAACCGTTTTGGGGTTGCCAAATAATTCCTGGTGCAGTTCCAATTGGATTGGGTAATATTTTTGCTCCTGCGGGAATTAAAGCTTGTTTACGATTGCTGGCGGTCATAATTCGCCCTCTTTGGGCAAATTTTTCTTCGATATCTTGAATAATTTCCGAACGTTCTACTAAAGGTGTAGCAAAAAAAGCAGCAATTCCTTCTGTAGTTAGATCATCTGGAGTTGGCCCTAAACCTCCTGTAAAAATTAAAATAGAAGCACGACGAATCGCAATTGCGATCGCTTTTTGAAGTCGATTTAAATTATCTCCAACTACGGTTTGATAATAATGGGGAATACCCAAACTAGCTAACTGTTGAGCTAAATATTGACAGTTAGTGTTGAGGATATCCCCTAGTAAAATTTCTGTACCGACACAAATTATTTCTGCATTCATTGATTTTGTGGTTTTGGTTGAAGTTTACGATTGTTTTTTAGTATTTCGCCAAACCTGCCAACCAATATAAGCAAGTAACAAAGTTGCCCCCACAGCATATCCCCAACCACTAGGTATATTAGAAAAGCCCATTGCCAAACTACCAACCCACAGAGTTAAAGCATAGATAAATAACACTGTGAGACGTTGAGAAATGCCAGCTTTAAGTAACCAGTGATGAAGATGACTTTTATCGGCAACAAAAGGAGATTTGCCTTTGCTAAGTCGGGAAAAAATGACGGCTGACATATCAAGAATTGGTACTGCCAAAATCAGATAGGGTAATAAAACTGCTGTGACGGCGGTGCTTTTTACTAAACCAATTACACCCACTCCTGCTAAAGTAAAACCCATAAAATACGCTCCACCATCTCCCATAAAAATCTGGGCAGGATTAAAGTTGTAACGGAGAAAACCCAAAGCACTACCAGCTAACGCAGCAGCAATTAAAGCAGCAGCGGGTTGATCCATAAATAAAGTTACAACTAACATCACGACGGCAGCAATTCCAGATACTCCAGCAGCTAAACCATCAACTCCATCAATCCAATTAATCGCATTAGCCATCCCGACTAACCAAATGACGGTGATAGGGAGACTTAGCCAGCCAATTTGAATCAAACCATCTAAGGGAACAGAAAGAAACTCAATTCTGACACCCATCCACCAACAGCCGGCAGCTACCGTAATCTGCATCAATAAGCGAGAAATTGGACTGAGATTAAATAAATCATCAGCCAAACCAATTACGAAATACAAGATACTTCCCAAAACTAAACCCCAGAGTTCTCCTTCACTGTGGGGAGAAATTTGGGAAAATCCACCTAATCGCCAAACAATTAAGAGGGCAACAATCGTGCCGATAAAGATAGAAACCCCGCCGACTCGAACAACAGGGCTTTGATGAATTTTTCTGGCGTTAGGTCGATCTACTATGCCAAATTTCAATCCAACTGTCTTGACGTCAGGAATAGTCCACAAGACAACTGTTACAGAAAGAAGAAAGGCAATCAGATGGTACAATTCTACAGGCATCTGAAGTAAATAAGTATGGATTAATCTAGAGATTTGCCCTCATCTCTAGACAGTTACGGGGAAAGGAATTTTGAGATGAGGGTATAGGGGAAAGCGGTTGCATAAAGTAGCTACTCTATGTAGACAATCGCTTTTAATTGCTTCATCTTGAGGATTCAGCAGTCTGTCTGCAACAATGTTAGCAATCTCAGTAAAATCTGTCGCCCCTAATCCTCTAGTTGTCATGGCAGGAGAACCTAAACGTAAACCACTGGTAACAAAAGGAGATTCTGGATCGAAAGGAACAGTGTTTTTATTGGCTGTTATGTTGATGTCACTTACCAAACGATCAGCTTCTTTGCCTGTCATACCAATCGAACGTAAATCAACCAAAATTAAATGATTGTCTGTGCCATCGGATACGAGTTTAAAACCGCGTTGTTTTAAGCCTTCTCCTAAAGCTTGGGCGTTGGCTATTACTTGAGCGGAATAGGTTTTAAATTCTGGTTTGAGTACCTCACCAAAGGCAACTGCTTTCGCAGCAATGACGTGTTCTAAAGGTCCTCCTTGAGTGCCTGGAAAAACTGCTTTATTAAATTTTTTCCCTAGTTCCACATCTTTAGTGAGGATTAATCCGCCTCTAGGACCGCGTAAAGTTTTGTGAGTGGTAGTAGTAACAACATCACAATAGGGAATTGGGTTGGGATGATGTCCTGTGGCTACTAAACCAGCAATATGGGCAATATCAGCCATTAAATATGCCCCAATTTCATCTGCGATCGCTTTAAATTTGTCAAATTCGATGGTACGGGGATAAGCAGAATAACCACAAATAATTAGTTTGGGACGTTCTTTGAGTGCTAATTCTCGAATTAAGTCGAAGTCTAATCTTTCTGTGTCGCGATTGACTCCGTATTGAACTACTTTAAACCATTTTCCTGAAACATTGACTGGTGAACCGTGGGTTAAGTGTCCACCGTGAGATAAATCCATCCCCATAATGGTATCCCCTGGTTCAAGTAAAGCCAAAAATACTGCAAAATTGGCTTGTGCGCCTGAGTGGGGTTGAACATTGGCTGCTGCTGCACCGAATATTTGTTTAGCACGATCAATCGCTAGTTGTTCAGCACGGTCAACATATTCACAACCACCATAGTAACGTTTGGCTGGTAGACCTTCAGCATATTTATTGGTCAAGACTGAACCCTGTGCTGCCAAAACCGCAGGCGATGTAAAGTTTTCGCTGGCAATTAATTCTAGATGATCTCGTTGACGTTGTAATTCTAGATTAATCGCTTCAGCAATTTCTGGATCTGTTTGGGCAAGAAAGTCTAAATTAGTTTGAGTCACTTGTGATTAATCCCTATATATGCTTACTCAGATTAGTGTAGCTGTTAGATAAAATGATAGACAGCTTCGAGTTTGGCTAAATATTCCCACAGATCAATTTATGATAACGCGAATTGGTTACCCGTCACACAACAAGCTAATTTTTTTCCTGAACTAGTGGATTTCAACTAATCTCGATGCCAAGTAGTCACATTACCAGGCTTATCAATTAAAGTAACACCTTGAGCTTTCAATTCATCCCGAATCCGATCGCTCTCTGCCCAGTTTTTGGCTTTTCTGGCTTCGCTACGTTGTTGAATTAAGGTTTCAATTTCGCGATCGCTGATCCCATTAACAACATCATTATTTTCGATTTCTGGTTGGGCAACAAATCCTAAAACACCTGCTAATTCTATTAAAGAATGCCATTGTTGAAGCAATTCTTCAGGATCAGTTTCAGTTTTACCCTGATGAACCAATAAATTGCCTTCTTTTCTGAGATTCTTGGCAAGATCGAACAAAACTGCTAATCCACCAGCAAAATTAAAATCTTCATCGACTGCTTCTCGGAAACGAATTATAAATTCATTCTCTTCTACATTCCCCTCCTTGTTAAGGGGGGATTCCCAACCTAATTTATGCCCATACTGATAACCAAACAACAAACCTTCCTTGAGAGTATGCCAACCATTAGTAGCAGCTTCCAAAGCTTCATCAGTAAAATCAACGGGTTTACGATAATGTGCCTGAAGAATAAATAACCTAACTGCCATCGAATCGGTTGGTTTATCGAGTAAATCGCGGATCGTCGTAAAATTGCCCAGGGATTTCGACATTTTTTCTCCGCCTACCTTTACCATGCCATTGTGCAACCAATAATTAGCTAAAGGCTTCCCTGTAACTGCTTCTGATTGAGCAATTTCGTTTTCATGATGAGGAAAAATCAGATCGCTACCACCCACGTGAATATCTATGGTTTCCCCGAGTTTCTCCCTTACCATAGCAGAACATTCGATATGCCAGCCAGGACGACCTGCACCCCAAGGAGATTCCCAAGCTGGTTCGCCTTCTTTGGCAGCTTTCCAAAGAGCAAAATCGAAGGGGTCTTTTTTCTTCGCTGCTTCTGGATCTTCTACTCTCCCGCTTGCCCCTGCTTGTAAATCTTCTAATTTTCTACCTGATAACTTTCCATAATCATTAAAATGTCTAACTGAATAATAAACATCACCCTCAGCAGGATAAGCAAAACCTTTTTGTTCCAACTCATAAACTAACCGCTTAATCCCATCCAAAGTATGAGTAGCGCGGGGATAAGCATCTGCTTGACCGACATTTAAACGTTCCATATCTTCAAAATAAGCTTTGATGAAACGTTCCGATACATCTTCCATCGATGTACCTTCTTGTCTTGCGCGATTGAGAATTTTGTCGTCAATAT from Stanieria cyanosphaera PCC 7437 encodes:
- a CDS encoding DUF1816 domain-containing protein, with protein sequence MTLKKLPKVPSAIYLLFNNITNAVKKLLIFLIIPKPQLPWWVKIETTIPRCTYFFGPFDNLLEAKLFQPGYVQDLEEEQAQGITVKIEQRNVTQLTIIEEEEEYF
- a CDS encoding competence/damage-inducible protein A, producing MNAEIICVGTEILLGDILNTNCQYLAQQLASLGIPHYYQTVVGDNLNRLQKAIAIAIRRASILIFTGGLGPTPDDLTTEGIAAFFATPLVERSEIIQDIEEKFAQRGRIMTASNRKQALIPAGAKILPNPIGTAPGIIWQPQNGLTILTFPGVPEEMHKMWQATAVPFLKSQGWGKEIIYSRMLRFRGIGESALAEKVASLFKLTNPTVAPYASDGEVRLRVSAKAKSEPDAIALIAPVAQQIQEIAGLDYFGADEDTLASVVGNLLRKRGETLSVAESCTGGGLGSMLTDLPNSSDYFLGGVIAYSNEVKVALLDVKLADLEQFGAVSGQVAQQMALGVKQRLGSSWGIGITGIAGPGGGTNTKPVGLVYVGIATPEGEVMSYTYRFGAERSRNLIRYLSSCNALDQLRRKLLS
- a CDS encoding RelA/SpoT family protein gives rise to the protein MTAITIAEQPTYELELPHWLKDCLIENQSQKSDEQTNLICRAFNFAYQLHEGQYRKSGEPYIAHPVAVAGLLRDLGGDSVTIAAGFLHDVVEDTEVTPEEIEERFGTDVRQLVEGVTKLSKFNFSSKTERQAENFRRMFLSMAKDIRVIVVKLADRLHNMRTLEHLKPEKQQRIALETREIFAPLANRLGIGRFKWELEDLSFKYLEPEAYREIQALVAERRTDRETRIDKVTEIIRSRLQKLGVNVFELKGRPKHLYGIYQKMQRQQKEFHEIFDIAAVRIIVETNEECYRSLAVVHDAFKPIPGRFKDYIGLPKPNRYQSLHTTVVGLNGRPLEIQIRTLEMHHIAEYGIAAHWKYKETGSSNTRLNSDDEKFTWLRQLLEWQNDLKDAQEYIDSLKDNLFEDDVYVFTPDGDVIALAHGSTPVDFAYRIHTEVGNHMKGARVNGRWSVLDRSLQNGDIVEIITQKNSHPSLDWLNFVVTPTARNRIRQWYKRSHRDENLLRGRGLLEKELGKSGLDALLKSERMQITAQRCNYQTVEDLLAALGYGEITLNQVVNRLRDVVKEQQPVEEVVPKLELPSPSVHEVSKSTGSKSPIAGVEGLLYHLAGCCKPLPGESIIGVVTRSSRGISIHRQGCHNVDNIPGERLVPVSWNRIDEQGRPLTYPVDIQIEAIDRVGVLKDILAKVSDQNVNVRNAGVKTSPNQPAIISLSIDIRDRNQFEYLLNRIKKMSDILNIRRVNQAEN
- a CDS encoding glycosyltransferase family 4 protein; its protein translation is MPVELYHLIAFLLSVTVVLWTIPDVKTVGLKFGIVDRPNARKIHQSPVVRVGGVSIFIGTIVALLIVWRLGGFSQISPHSEGELWGLVLGSILYFVIGLADDLFNLSPISRLLMQITVAAGCWWMGVRIEFLSVPLDGLIQIGWLSLPITVIWLVGMANAINWIDGVDGLAAGVSGIAAVVMLVVTLFMDQPAAALIAAALAGSALGFLRYNFNPAQIFMGDGGAYFMGFTLAGVGVIGLVKSTAVTAVLLPYLILAVPILDMSAVIFSRLSKGKSPFVADKSHLHHWLLKAGISQRLTVLFIYALTLWVGSLAMGFSNIPSGWGYAVGATLLLAYIGWQVWRNTKKQS
- a CDS encoding bifunctional pantoate--beta-alanine ligase/(d)CMP kinase encodes the protein MLLFEQITELRSYLASKRFKSQIGLVPTMGALHCGHVSLIQAAIAQTDTVVVSIFVNPLQFTPTEDLQKYPRQLQQDLRLCEQLGVEVIFTPTVEEMGIIGDTESQSVTTTVVPPVTMTSGLCGRFRPGHFIGVATIVTKLLQIVQPHRAYFGQKDAQQLAIIRRLVADLNLAVEIVGCPIVREKSGLALSSRNQYLSATEKQQAAVIYRSLQQAARAFKQRENRVEALIDLVKQELATVPPIKIQYVELVDPQTLQPLDRVKEKGLLAVAAYLGSTRLIDNIVLNQHQPIIAIDGPAGAGKSTVTRRVAEQLGLLYLDTGAMYRAVTWLVMQAKIPIEDQAKIGDLIKEVQLDLIPADSPELPTKVLINGQDVTQAIRTPEVTSQVSAIAAQAAVRQELVRLQKYFGARGGVIAEGRDIGTNVFPDAELKIFLTATVAERARRRTQDLKNLGHQSVDIEQLAQEIQKRDEQDSNRVIAPLKKADDAIEIITDGLTIEQVTQQIIDLYWRRKAEGRGKGTQN
- the patD gene encoding heterocyst frequency control protein PatD, which gives rise to MLPASHSQAYQEFLVLLQKFQIYFDNLNIEVDTLDLNQKFSTLQKVFSQRILALTQEDLNDSLRQVKSLYTEIYREFKLLTTDLLFLRTSRQTVTKQERLTSIRDRLTKLIAYIEAILNS
- the purM gene encoding phosphoribosylformylglycinamidine cyclo-ligase, which codes for MDYKDAGVDIEAGRTFVEQIRQDVQSTYRPEVIGGLGGFGGYFQLPAGYREPVLVSGTDGVGTKLKIAQEVNHHTSVGIDLVAMCVNDILTSGAEPLFFLDYLATGKLNPQQLAEVVQGIAEGCRISGCALLGGETAEMPGFYQLGEYDLAGFCVGVVEKSKLLDGSQVQIGDIAIGLASSGVHSNGFSLARKIVETNDLKWSDSPAILAPHSLGQVLLTPTRIYVQPVLAALNSGIEIHSMAHITGGGLPENLPRCLNQNQAIAINLDSWDIPPIFQWLAEAGNVSQAAMLDTFNLGIGFVVIVPPQQAQSTLDWFMAQGIDSYQIGQVVAGKRELILEKS